In the Flavobacteriales bacterium genome, CGCTGAATGATAAAAAAGGAATTTCGGATGCGTATAACGGATTAGGACTCGTTTATAAAGATGCCGGCGAACGCGATAGCGCTATTGCTTATTTTAATAAAAGTCTGGTGATGCGTGAAACCATTGGCGATAACAAAGGAATTTCCGAAACCAACAATCACCTGGCATCGATGTATATTTTAAAAGGAAACTGGAAAGAAGCATTAAAGCATGCCGAAAAATCGATGGAGTTGGCAAAGACCATGAATTCGCTTTCTCATATTAAAAGTGCATCGGAAAGTCTTTGGAAAATTTATAAAAACACCAACAATCCTTCCAAAGCACTGGAGATGCATGAATTGTTTATTCAAATGCGCGATAGTTTAGAGAGTGAAGCTAACCGGATGGAAATTATCCGCAATGAATTTGAATATGAATATGAAAAACAAGTGACTGCCGACAGCATTCTCGCGGCCGAAGAAAATAAAGTGAAAGATGCCCAGATTCTGGCGAAAAATGCAGAGAGTCGTCAACGAAAACTGCAGAACTACATTTTAACCGCCATTCTTATTTTTGCTTTGATTTTAATTGCCATTATTTTTCATCGTTTCCGGGTTACGCAAAAACAAAAGGCAATTATTGAGCAACAAAAAAATCAGGTGGATCAGGCCTATGGTATTCTCGAAATTAAGAACCGCGAAATCACCGACTCCATCAATTATGCCAAACGCATTCAATATGCCATTTTACCGGCAAATAAACGCGTGAAGGAATGTTTAAAGGATTCGTTTATCTTATTTCAACCCAAAGATATTGTAGCGGGAGATTTTTACTGGCTGGAGGAACGCGACGGAAAAATTTTATTTGCGGCCTGCGATTGTACGGGACATGGTGTTCCCGGTGCCATGGTGTCGGTAATATGCGTAAACGGATTAAACCGTGCCGTGCGTGAAAACGGATTAACGGATCCGGGAAAAATTTTAAATAAAACAAGGGACATTGTTATTGCCGAATTCGAAAAATCGGACGATGAAGTGAAAGACGGAATGGATGTTTCACTTTGTTCCTTTAATCCAAACAGCATGACCTTATCCTGGGCCGGAGCAAATAATCCATTATGGATTTACCGCGCGGCTAAAAATGAAATAGAAGAAATAAAGGCCGACAAACAAACCATTGC is a window encoding:
- a CDS encoding tetratricopeptide repeat protein; translation: MFYRSNGIKFYVIFFLCIAVRAKADISPYPNAKTDSLEQVIKTTKQDTVKVNAYLEWGKIIRRAEPEMYLNLLRLADSICDHHLGDKNPESLKKVYYKKKSRILNLKGDYHRDRSEYDVAIDWYTEAIRINKKSGDEYDMASTYNSIGIVYGMQADYETCEVWMTKSLDIYKRLDDQDGMANSYNNLGNIHYYQGDYQPAINFWTQSLKMKEKSGDKRGMANTLNNIGNIHKAQNDLKTAIDYYHRSLKIYKEIDEANGMIVTSSNLAGLYLEMDDRKKARELYQECLLKSEALNDKKGISDAYNGLGLVYKDAGERDSAIAYFNKSLVMRETIGDNKGISETNNHLASMYILKGNWKEALKHAEKSMELAKTMNSLSHIKSASESLWKIYKNTNNPSKALEMHELFIQMRDSLESEANRMEIIRNEFEYEYEKQVTADSILAAEENKVKDAQILAKNAESRQRKLQNYILTAILIFALILIAIIFHRFRVTQKQKAIIEQQKNQVDQAYGILEIKNREITDSINYAKRIQYAILPANKRVKECLKDSFILFQPKDIVAGDFYWLEERDGKILFAACDCTGHGVPGAMVSVICVNGLNRAVRENGLTDPGKILNKTRDIVIAEFEKSDDEVKDGMDVSLCSFNPNSMTLSWAGANNPLWIYRAAKNEIEEIKADKQTIAKVEHPQPFTTHELKVNKGDIVYLFTDGFKDQFGGSKGKKFKASNLKKLLLSVHHEALEIQKDKIASAFESWKGNLEQVDDVCIMGVRIG